One Myxococcales bacterium genomic window, TTGGGCAGCGAGACTTCCTGAAAGACGCGAATGTTCTTTCGGTGTGTCAGCCGAACGAGCTCGGATGCGAAGGACACGCGATAGTACGAGAGCCCTGTGGGCTCGTGAGACATGTGAATGAGCTGCGTGCAGACGCCGGTCCAGCGCCGCGTTCGGTCAGGGCCTTGCCGGATCTCGAACGCGATGCCGGTGTCGAGCAGGGTCTCGAGGCCGAGGTTCTCTTCGTGGCGCACAGAGAAGATCGCCGAGCCGTCCCAGAGGCCCGACAGGACCTGGTGAACCTCGAAGCGTTGGACGTTGACGTCAAGCGTCGGACGCCGCGCAAACGTCAGGTGGGGCGGGTGCTGTCGATTCACCGGCGGTCCCGCGGGTTGACGTCACTGATGTAAGGGCTCCCGAGCCGCATCGCGCACTCGACGAAAACCGACGCTACCTGGCCTCCCGAAACCTGCAGGGCTTGCTCAAGCGGCTTGGTTTCGCCGCCAAACAGGGCCGCCGCCCAGACGTCGCGCGCGATGCCGAACTCACGAATGTACTGAACGCCAGCCGAATACCCGAAGCTGGGGAATCCCGCTTCGTTCGTCAGGTGTTGCGTAATCGACTCGGTGATGGCGCGTCCTTGCATGTAGGTCCATCGAGGTTTGGGCAGCTCGCCCCGAGCGACATCCTCCTTATTGGAGGCCTCCATCCAGGACCCCTGATGGGCGTAACGCCACCAGTTGTACGCGGTCCACGAGTGGATGATCTCGTGGAGCATGGTGTCGGGCGCAGCGTCGTCAGGGATTCTTACGCCGGGACTGCCTAGCGCCGGAGCGCTCCAGAAGCCCCCGCTATTTCCCTTCCAATCCTTGCGCGGCACGACGGTCAGGGCGTACGGATTAACCCTGCCCGGGGCACGCCACCCCTGCGGATCGACCGCAACCGTGGCCCGCGTCGACCAAAACGGGCCTGAAATTGAGGCGTCTTGGGGGGCGTTGCGCCAGGCGCGCATCTGCTTGTCGACGGGCCCGCGGACGAAGCGCCCGTACGTGTTGAAGAAGATTCCCTCAACGTCCTCGAAGGACAACTTTGGGCCCGAATGAAGGGGCTTCGTTCGTCCGATGAATTGGCACTGCCCGTCCTTCGTGCAGAGTACCCACCCCACTAGCCACCTCCGCCGACGGGGCCGCCGATGCCGGGCACGCTGGCCAGCTCAGCCAGTTTCGCCGGTCCGCCGACGAGTCCCGCAAGCTGGGTGACCGCCGTGGCTTCGGGCACCGCCCCGGTGAGCAGGCCGTTCACGACACCATTGACGGCCGCCCCCGTTGGCGGCGCTTGACCGCCACTGGTGATGAACCCCATGACGAGCGGCGCCATGGGAGCGGCTCCCGCTGGGAGCTGCGGTCCCGCCACGGTGGCTGCAGCGAACTGAGCGACCGCAGCGACCTCCGGGCGAGCTGCGGACGCACCGAGCGAAGTCGTAAGGCCGGCCATCGTCTGATTGAACGTGCCCTGCGCGGCCGCAGCGCCTAGCGGTGAGGCGAACGACGGCGCCCCCGCTGCCGGCGCAGTAGCTGCGCCGACAACCTGGGCCGCGGCCGCCGCACCAACAAGGCCCGCCGCCGCCGATCTCACCCCATCCTTGCCACCGCTCAAGGCGCCTGTGGCAAGGGCCCCCGCCGCCTGGGCAGCACCCGCTGGCAGAACGGTCGACGCAGCCTGTCCAATGACGGCTCCGCCGACGGCGCCGGCGACTGCCTTCATCATATCGCCGCCGGTGATTGCTTGCTTTACGAGCGCGTTCACGCCGACACCGAGCACCGCGGCCTGCCCTGCGCTGAGGCCCCCGGCGGCAGCGGGGGGGCCACCAGCCGGCGCCGCCACTTCGCCCAACGTTCCTCCTTCGAGGTCCGCAGCTGGAGCAGCGAGCCCGCGCGGCACGGCCTCGTCTTCTACCTCCTCCTCGTCGGGCTCCGCCTTCTTGAACTCGAGGTCAGCGATCATGGGCCCCGGCCCCGCGGGCATTCCGCTTCCGCCGACTCCCTTGCTCCCCGCCTTGTGAGGCGCGCCAGGGTTGGGACTCGACGCCTTCTTGCCGGGCTGACCGGGGCCGTCGGCGAAAGCTCCAACGGTCGCGGGATGCGCCGTGTTGCCGTTGATGTTGACCACGGCGCCGTCGATGTTGACGGCTTGCCCAGCGCTCAAGTGGATGACGCCGGAGGCGTGCATGTGGAGCTCGGCGTTGGCGTTGACGGAGATGCCCCCGCCATCCAGGAGAATTGTGGCACCGCCCTTCCCGCCAACCTGCAAGAGAATTGACGGGCCGCCGCTGTGCCCTCCCGACTCGTCATTCACGGCCGATGAGGACTTGGCCTGAATGCCCGTTTCCCTCTGCCCGACGACGAGCTCCCAAAGCTGCCCGGTGTGAATCTTGTCCTGGCTCCCGATCTTCGTCGTGCGCGTTGCGCCAACGCTGTGGGTCTCCGTCTTCTTCACGATGGTGGAGAGATCCTTCTCCGCCTGAAAGTGAATGCGCTCCGAGCCGGACTTGTCGTCAAAGTACATTTCGTTGAACCCCTTCGGGTCCGGCGAGGTCTTCGACTTGATGCCTGTGACGGTCTCGCTCGCGTACGGCGATGGGTTGGGCCCGTTGTAGACGGAGCCCACAATGATCGGCTGATCGGGATCGCCTTCGAGGTACGAGACGAGGACCTCATGACCCACGCGCGGGATCGCGACGAAACCGTAGCCGCTTCCGGCCCAAGGTGTTGAAACGCGAACCCAGCAGGATCCGAGGGCGTCGTCGGCGTCGTCCTTGGGGATCGGATCGCCGTACTTGTGCTGGCGATCCCAATGAAACTGGACGCGGACTCGCCCGTATTTGTCGCAGTGGATCTGCTCTTTGACGTCGGACTTGGGGCCAACGACCACGGCGCTTTGCACACCCCAGATGCGGGGCTTCGGCGTCACTTCGCTCGGCTTGTACGGGACCGGGATCGCTTCCGCCTCGTTCTCCTCGTTGAACTTGAGAACCGCGGTGGGAACACCTTGGCAATAGACCCGCCAGCTACCGAGGTGATCGCCGTTCAGCCGCGTGGCAAGCACAAGCTGCGGGACCATCGACGACAGCTCGTCGCGGGGATGTTCGCCCTTCGAGCCTCCGAACTTGATGACCGTGCCTGGCGCGACCGCGAGCGCGTTGGTCTCGAAGTTGGTGGCTTGGGCGCCGTTGCGAACGGCCCGCAGCGCGTTCTCCGCGCGGCGCGTGATGTACGGGTCGTTCCCGCTGGAGACGATGTCGCCCTCACGACGGTTGTCGTCGTTGTCGGGTGACTTCTCGTGCTGCAGGACCCCAGGCGCGTACGCCACGACCTCGTAGAGATGCTCCGTCGTGTTCGCCTCTTCGGTCGGATGAACGCGGAGCGGCACTCCAAACGGATGGAGCGGCTTCGGCTTCTCTTCCGAGGGGTCCACGATAAGGCTGACGCCGTTGGCCCGAGCGCCGAGAGCCGCGCGGAACTCGTGATCAATGAGCGTGACGGCGCCGGGGCGGAGCTGACGCGCGATGGACGCGTTGGCCACGTATTCGCCGGGATCACCGGCGAGCGAGCCCGGAACCGTCCCTCGATACGGGAGCGGTCCGTAGATCTTCTTCGGCTTCTCCTTCTTTTCGCCTTCGTCCGCGGCAGCCTCGTCGTCGGCTGCGTCCTCTTCGTCCTCGGCGGAGGCCTCGTCTTCGTCCGATTCTTCGTCCTCTTCTTCCTCTTCGTCGTCCTTCTCGTCGGACTCCGCTGCGAGGTGAGGCTGCGCGTCGAGCACCAACTTCGTCAGTTCGGTGCCTTTGCCTTCAAAAGATTCGATGCGACGAGCGTTGCTGTAATCGAAGTAGAACGAGACGCCGGCCTCCTCGAGGACGCGGCAAAAGAACGAGTAGTCCGACTCTTCGTATTGAACCCGGTACTCAAATTTCGGGTAGTCGTCCTTCTCGATGTTTCGGAGGACCAGGTTCTTGCCAACCTCGATGTTCCAGTCACGGAGCAGTCGAATGACGATGTCGATGGCCGACATGTGCTGGAAGACGCGCGTGTTGCGGCGAAGCGAGAGTCGCCAGAGCTCCGGCACGATGTCGATCGTGTAGAACGACCGCCCCTTGTCCGCCGTCGACAGGTGGCGAATCGACGGGCAAATCCCCGTCCACACCCGGATCTCGGGCGTGTGTTTGGAGCCGCCGCGGGCGTCGAACATCTGCGTGAGACGGGCGCCCGGCTTGTGGAGCGCAAGGCCCGCGCCGCGGTCGATGAGGTCGTCGAGCGGCAGGTCCGGGTCCGGATGCGTCACCACGAGCGAGATAGACCAGAGCGACGAGAGGCCCTCTTGGATCTCGAAGGTCTTGACGTGGAACCGCTCGTCCTTGGGCGCCCCCGCCAGGCGGAGGAAGATCACGGTGTTTGGAGTCTCTTCCCGCGTCTTGAGGAGGTCGTTTAGGTTCATCGTCCTTCTACCGTCACATCACCAACCACGAAACGCGTCCGCAAGTGAACCGGCCCCGCGCGTGGCGCGCCAGCCAGGGTAGCGGTGATCTCGAACTGCCGCTCCATGACGCCCGGCTCTACGGCGACGGGGCTGACCTCGACATTCGTCAGTCTCGGCTCACTTGCAAGTACGGCGTCCCTCAGCACCTTGGCGAGAGTGTGCTCGTGCTCGTACGGCGAGTACACCACGCTGTCCGGCAGACCGTAGCGGGGGCAGGCCGGCGCTGCCCCCAATCGAGACGAACAGATGTTCCGCACGTTGTCGACGATGCTCGCCCGAAGCTCCGCCGCTGGCGAGCTTCGGGCCGGCGCGAGGCGCGCGATGCGCTCGAGGAGCCGCAGCATCGGCTACTACTTGGTGAGCATCCCCTTGGCCCAATCGTCGAGGTGCTGGGCATTGCTGTCGCTCGGCCGGACAATGAGGTACTTCTGCGCGAGAAACGACACCCGTACGAGCTCCTGCTGGTCATAGGACACGCGCGACGAACTCGTCGATGCGCTGCTCGCCCCATGCTTGTCGGCCGACAAGCCCGTGGAGAACGCAAGGTCCTTCACGTGCGCGTTCATCATCGAGAACTTCATCGCGATCTGTTCACCGGCTTGGGTGGCCGTGTCGCCCTGGGCGGTCTGCTTCACCTGCTTCACCTGCGCAAACGTCAGCTCGATGAGCTTGAAGGACTCACCCGTGACCAACGCCCGGAAAAAGAGCGGCAGGTTCTTGTCATGTTCGATCATGATCTCGAACGGATGATGGAAACGCTTGTTCGCAGGCTGGCCATTCGTCGGATCGAGCACCGCTTCAACGGCGTACTCAACGGAGACGACCTTGGTATGCGAGCTCGCCTTCACCTGCAGCGGCGCGATGTCCTGCCCGCAGGTCCCCGCGAACTTCACTCCCGCCTGAGTCTCGAATGTGGCGTAGACGTCAAATGACACTGATGGCCTCCTTGCGCGTAGCTATCTACCAGCGGGCTAGGCTAGCAGGACCCACGCCATCGCCGCGACTTCGGCGAATCGCTTCCAAAATCGGCAGTTCGACCGCACGTCCACGCCAGCGACAAGGCAACACCCTGCCGGGGCCGACAACGTTCGGCCACATCGCTCGCAGCGCCGCCCAGCTCGGAGGGGTCGCCGCGCGACGGAACGCCGAGCCGGCCCGCTGGCTTCTTGGCGGTCGCATCCGGCCACAAAGCAAAAAAGCCCGACCACTTTCGTGATCGGGCCTTCGTGCGTCCCTGACGGGACCTAAGAATTTCCCGGCAGCGTCCTACTCTCCCACACGGCTTCCCGTGCAGTACCATCGGCTCCGAAGAGCTTAACTTCCGAGTTCGGGATGGGATCGGGTGTGGCCTCTTCGATATCGCCACCGGAAATTTTGGGTTGTTGCTCGCGGTTGCTGATGACCGCTGAGCCCTCCGCGCGTTTTGGTGCGCGGGTCGTCCGAGTCTGGTCCAAAGACCAGGGAATTGAAACGAGCTTCTCGCAAACCCAATCCTGGGTGCGAACTCGAGTGTTTGCCTTAGAGATATGATCAAGCCGCACGACCTATTAGTACCGGTCAGCTCCGCAGATTGCTCTGCTTCCACCCCCGGCCTATCAACCTTGTGGTCTTCAAGGGGTCTTTAGGGGTCTTGCGACCCGGGATACCTTGTCTTGAGGCCGGCTTCCCGCTTAGATGCTTTCAGCGGTTATCCGTTCCGGACATAGCTACCCAGCGGTGCCACTGGCGTGACAACTGGCTCACTAGAGGTCCGTCCAACCAGGTCCTCTCGTACTATGGTCAGCTCCTCTCAAGTATCCTGCGCCCACGGCAGATAGGGACCAAACTGTCTCACGACGTTTTAAACCCAGCTCGCGTACCGCTTTAATCGGCGAACAGCCGAACCCTTGGGACCTGCTCCAGCCCCAGGATGCGATGGGCCGACATCGAGGTGCCAAACCGCGCCGCCGATGTGAACTCTCAGGCGCGATCAGCCTGTTATCCCCAGAGTACCTTTTATCCGATAAGCGATGGCCCTCCCATGCAGGACCACCGGATCACTAACACCTGCTTTCGCACCTGCTCGACCTGTCGGTCTCGCAGTTAAGCTCCCTTGTGCGTTTGCGCTCTACGCCTGGTTTCCAATCAGGCTGAGGGAACCTTCGTACGCCTCCGTTACATTTTAGGAGGCGACCGCCCCAGTCAAACTGCCCGCCAGGCAGTGTCCCTCGCCCAGGTAATGGGCGCAGGTTAGAATCCCAGAACATCCAGAGTGGTATTTCAACGTTGGCTCCACCGAACCCAGAAGCCCGGTTTCAAAGCCTCCCACTTATCCTACGCAGAATGTCCCGAAACTCACTGCCAAGTTGCAGTAAAGGTTCATGGGGTCTTTCCGTCTTGCCGCGGGTAGAGGGTATCTTCACCCCCAATACAATTTCGCTGAGTCCCTGATCGAGACAGCGGGGATGTTGTTATGCCATTCGTGCAGGTCGGAACTTACCCGACAAGGAATTTCGCTACCTTAGGACCGTTATAGTTACGGCCGCCGTTTACTGGGGCTTCGGTTCGGTGCTTCGCTTGCGCTGACACGTTCCCTTAACCTTCCAGCACCGGGCAGGCATCAGACCCTATACGTCGTCTTACGACTTTGCAGAGTCCTGTGTTTTTAGTAAACAGTCACAACCCCCGTTTCTCTGCAACCTTCAGACGCTCAAGGGGCAAGCCCTGTCACGCCCAAAGGCACACCTTCTCCCGAAGTTACGGTGTCAGTTTGCCGAGTTCCTTAACCAGGGTTCTCTCACGCGCCTTGGAATATTCTTCCCACCCACCTGAGTCGGTTTGCAGTACGGTTACCGAAGGAGCTCCGCGCGCAGATTTTCTCGGAAGTCTGGAATCACCAAGTTGCTCAGCCGAAGCTGAACCTCATCACCTCTCGGCTACGCGGTCTGCTGTTTGTCCCTCGCGGGTCCTGGCAAACCAGCCTACGGGCTTGAACGCGGTATCCATGCACCGCGCTTGGCCTATCCTACTCCGTCCCTGCTCGCTTCAACGCTGTCCTCGGTAGTACAGGAATATTAACCTGTTATCCATCACCTACGCCTTTCGGCCTTGGCTTAGGTACCGACTAACCCTTGGGAGGATTATCCTTCCCCAGGAAACCTTGGGCTTACGGCGACCGGGTTTCTCACCCGGTTTATCGCTACTCATGCCTGCATAAGCTCTTCTCAACCCCGTAACCGGTCCTTACGATCCGGCGTGTATCTGGTTGAGAATACTCCGCTACCGCTTCTTTCGAAACCCGCAGCTTCGGTGCTGACCTTTAGCCCCGTTATATTTTCGGCGCGGACTCGCTTGACCAGTGAGCTATTACGCTTTCTTTAAAGGATGGCTGCTTCTAAGCCAACCTCCTGGTTGTCAATGCGTTTCCACATCCTTTGACACTTAGGTGAGACTTTGGGACCTTAGCCGACGATCTGGGCTCTTTCCCTCTCGACAATGCAACTTATCTCGCACTGTCTGACTCCCGGATACTACTCACCGGCATTCGGAGTTTGATTGGGTTTGGTAATCTGGTAGGACCCCTAGCCCATTCAGTGCTCTACCTCCGGCGGTATTCGTCCGAGGCTATACCTCAATATATTTCGCGGAGAACCAGCTATCTCCCAGCTTGATTAGCCTTTCACTCCTATCCTCAGCTCATCGCCCACATTTTCAACTGTGGTGCGTTCGGTCCTCCAAGCGGTGTTACCCAACTCTTCAACCTGGCCAAGGATAGATCGCTAAGGTTTCGGGTCTACGCCACGCGACTTGACGCCCTGTTAGGACTCGCTTTCGCTCCGGCTCCACCTGACGGCTTAACCTTGCCACGTAACGTAACTCGCAGGCCCATTATGCAAAAGGTACGCGGTCACACATTCCGGTTGCCCGGCATAGTGCTCCCACTGCTTGTAGGCGTATGGTTTCAGGTACTATTTCACTCCCCTAACCGGGGTTCTTTTCACCTTTCCCTCGCGGTACTAGTTCACTATCGGTCAGTCAGTAGTATTTAGCCTTACGGGATGGTCCCCGTAGATTCCCACCGGATTGCACGTGTCCTGTGGTACTCAGGTACCTGCTAGAGTCTGTTTCGATTTTAGTTACCGGGCTTTCACCGTCTCTGGCCGGCCTTTCCATACCGTTCGCCTACCGAAACTCGCTCATGTCGCAGGCCCTACAACCCGTTGAGACTTGCGTCTCAACGTTTGGGCTCTTCCCCGTTCGCTCGCCGCTACTGAGGGAATCGAGGTTTCTTTCTGTTCCTTCAGGTACTTAGATGTTTCAGTTCCCTGAGTTTGCCGCTCCGTGACTATGAATTCATCACGGGCTCATGGGTCTACAACCCATGGGGTTTCCCCATTCGGAAATCTCCGGATTATTGCCTGTTAGCGGCTCCCCGGAGCTTATCGCAGCTGTCCACGTCCTTCTTCGCCTCTGACTGCCTAGGCATCCACCATACGCCCTTCGTAGCTTGACCTTATCCCTAAGGCACGCATCGAGATCGCACACAGGATTCGGTCTGCGAGAGCGCCGTGTGGCGCTCCGCCCCCGTTCGCGGTTAGGCGGATGAGGAGAAGTTTGTGAGTCGACTCATTTCAATTCAGCTACTACGAGCACGCGCTCCTTGGGAGGACGCGCACTCGCGGACGATGACGTCGGTTGCTCCTCGTGGGGCGCTTGCGCGCGCCGCGTGGGCAACGTCAGTCTTCCTACGTATTCAATTGTCAACGAACGGGCGGTGACCGGAGTCACCGAAATCTTTTGTGGAGCTGAACGGGATCGAACCGTCGACCTCCGGCTTGCAAAGCCAGCGCTCTCCCGACTGAGCTACAGCCCCTGATACTCGCAGTGCGAGATGCTGTGGGCCAGGGCAGAGTTGAACTGCCGACCTCACGCTTATCAGGCGTGCGCTCTAACCACCTGAGCTACTGGCCCGTGCCACGTGCGCGCCGTTAGGCGATCGCAGTGGTGCTGCGGGAGCAGCCAGTGGCGCTGCTTCCGGAGGAGCGCTCCTTCCGGACGGACGGGCTGTCGCCAAACGGCGGCAAGCGTCCTCGCTCCCTGGAAACTGAATCGTACGCTTTACAAGTGACCGCGCTCCCCGAAGGGTGCGCAAAGTGGGCTTTGACTCTAGTAGTCGCGGTCTCTCGCGAGCCGAGGCTCGCGGACTGAGATCCGCAGACTCCTTAGAAAGGAGGTGATCCAGCCGCAGGTTCCCCTACGGCTACCTTGTTACGACTTCACCCCAGTTACCGGTCACTCCTTGGGGCCCTGCCTCTCTTGCGAGTTGGCTCAGGCACTTCTGGAGCAAACGACTCCCATGGTGTGACGGGCGGTGTGTACAAGGCCCGGGAACGTATTCACCCCTGCCTGCTGATCAGGGATTACTAGCGATTCCAACTTCAAAAAGTCGAGTTGCAGACTTTTATCTGTACTGAGGTCGGTTTTTTCCGATTGGCTCCCCCTCACGGGTTAGCGACGGTTTGTACCGACCATTGTAGCACGTGTGTAGCCCTGGACATAAGGGCCATGATGACTTGACGTCGTCCCCACCTTCCTCCGATTTGAATATCGGCGGTCTCACTAGAGTCCCCGGCTTTCCCGCTGGTAACTAGTGATAGGGGTTGCGCTCGTTGCGGGACTTAACCCAACATCTCACGACACGAGCTGACGACAGCCATGCAGCACCTAACCATAGATTCTCCGAAGAGCACCCCGACATTTCTGCCAGGTTCCTACGTTTTCTAGCCCAGGTAAGGTTCTTCGCGTTGCGTCGAATTAAACCACATGCTCCACCGCTTGTGCGGGCCCCCGTCAATTCCTTTGAGTTTTAGCCTTGCGGCCGTACTTCCCAGGCGGGGTGCTTAATGCGTTAGCTACGGCACCGCGGGAGTCAAAGCCCGCGACACCTAGCACCCATCGTTTACGGCGTGGACTACCAGGGTATCTAATCCTGTTTGCTCCCCACGCTTTCGTGTCTCAGCGTCAGTATCTGTCCAGTTGGCCGCCTTCGCCACCGGTGTTCCTCTCGATATCTACGAATTTCACCTCTACACCGAGAATTCCACCAACCTCTCCAGTACTCAAGCCAAGCAGTATCGAGTGCACTTCCCGGGTTGAGCCCGGGGCTTTCACATCCGACTTACCTGACCGCCTACACACGCTTTACGCCCAGTAATTCCGAACAACGTTTGCACCCTCTGTCTTACCGCGGCTGCTGGCACAGAGTTAGCCGGTGCTTGCTAAGGAGATACCGTCATCATGGCAGGTATTAGCCACCACTTATTCTTCTCTCCCCACAGGGCTTTACAACCCGAAGGCCTTCATCACCCACGCGGCGTCGCTGCGTCAGACTTTCGTCCATTGCGCAAGATTCCCCACTGCTGCCTCCCGTAGGAGTCTGGACCGTGTCTCAGTTCCAGTGTGGCTGATCATCCTCTCAGACCAGCTACCCGTCTTAGCCTTGGTAGGCCATTACCCTACCAACTAGCTGATGGGCCGCGGGCCCATCCTCGAGCGCAAGCTTTCATGAAGAGGCCTGCTTTGACCTCAGCTCCTTTCGAAGCCGTGGTCTTATGCGGTATTAGCACTCCTTTCGGAATGTTATCCCCCACTCAAGGGAAGGTTACCCACGTGTTACTCACCCGTGCGCCACTTTACTGGGGCCGAAGCCCTTTCTCGTGCGACTTGCATGTGTTAGGCGCGCCGCTAACGTTCGTTCTGAGCCAGGATCAAACTCTCCAGTTGAATCTGGTGAGCTTGCTGGTGTCGTCGGACTTTTTAGGGACCGAGCGACTCCGGCTCTAATTTGGAATTACCGTTGCAGTCCTTGGTTTCCCAAGAGCTGGCATCGGTATGGAGCATCGCTTCGGCTGCGCGTCGACGAATTGTCGAACGGCGCCTCGCGTGCTCCGGGAGCCCACTTTTGTTGTCAAAAGTGAGCGTACGATTCAGTTTTCAAGGACCGAGGGAGCGCGTTTCGCTCCGTGAAGGGACGCGAACTCTAGTCGCGCCACCGATTAGGTCAACCCTTTTTTTCTTGTCGCCGATTCTTTTGTTTCGGCGTCAGACTCTTGGGGACCGCGGCTCTCCACAGGGAGCACCGCAAGTCGGTGGATTGCAGGCAGCGAAGTTCGTTGCCCTTTCGGCAGGGGCTCCGAGGAGCGTGCCGAGTTATCCACAGACTTTCCCAAGAAGGTCGCAGAGTTAGGTCCCTCTCCGACCGGCCTCGGTGGCTGTCCACCGCGACCAGGGGCGGCGGAATCTACACGCGCTAGAAATAGTGTCAACGAAAAATGAGGAGGGCGTCATTTTTGCAAAATCCCGCGGGATTTGGCAGCCCCACTGCGCTCTGCCCTTGGTTCGTGCGCAGTGCATGCAAATGTGTGCAGATCTCACGCGTCTTCACGCTCTCAAACGGGCTCTTCCGCGTACCAGAAGCCACCCTGCTCGCGCACGATGGTGATCTCTGGTCCCGACGCCAAGCGTACGCGGAACGCCTGCTGCCTAAGGGAGGCGCGGCCCTCGGCCTCGACGAGGCGACCGAGCACTTCGACCGCCTCCGCGAGGCCGCCGTAGACGATGCTCACGGGACGGCGGCGTGCGTCGACCTCCACGAGGACCGGGAACCAGCGGGCGGCGCGCGGTGGCATCGGCCACCCGGCTTCGATGGCCACCGCGACTTCGCACGCCGAGAAGGCACGCTCAGGCATGACGAAGCCGGCGCGCCGCGCGAGCACGAGGACGGCGGCATAACCCTCGGAGAGGGCCCGCGCCAAGGTGCTCCGTGTCGTGCCGCGCACGACGAGCGTGCGCGTCGTGCCCATCCACGAGAGCGCGTCGAGCTGGTTGAGGATGATCCGCCAGTGCGCCGCCGCGATCTTCACGTCGAAGGGCGTCAGCCACCCGGCGTAGTCGACGGTCTCGCCTTCGGCGTCGACGAGCGCGGCCGCGATGGCGCCGGGAACGCGCGCGACGAGATCGTCCAGGATCATGGTGAACGCGCTCGGCGCCTGATCGCGCTCGGGCTTCACCGCTCGACCGGAGCGGCGCTCTCGCATGCCCGGCGCGTCACTCTGTCGCCTCACGGTCGCGTGACCTCCGACGACAGCGGCACAGACGCGAGCGCGGTCTCCAGGTACGTCTCCCGCCTCGGCGGCGTCGCGCTCTGCCGCGCTTTCACGACGGCCTCGTAGCTCCTTCGCGCACGTTGCGCGACCGCTTCGGGCCGAAACAATTCGCGCCGGCGCTCGGCAGAGACGGGCATCGCCGCGAGGCGCTCGACACACCGAATCACGTGCCAGCCGAAGGTCGTCTCTGCGACGACGCTTGTCCCGCCGACAGGAAGCGCGAAGGCCGCCGCAGCGAACGTTCCGTCCATCGCGCCGTCGTCGCCCTCGTAGCTGCGCCCATCGTGGGCGAATGCCGGCAGGCGCTCGGCCACGACCTTAAGGCCCGTCTTTTCCTGCTCAGCGGCGGCCCGCTTTGCGAGCGTGAGGAAGTCGTCGGCGGTGTTGGCCTGGAGGAGGACCTCACGAATGGCGGCTGCCGCGCGCTCCGCGCGGGCGTTGTCGGCGCTGTTTGCGGGGCGACGAACGACGAGGTGAACGACGCGGACGCGTTCCGGGACGTCTACTTCGCGCCAGTGTTTGGCGGTCAATTCGCGCAGCTCCTCGTCGGTCAGGGGCCCCTTCGCTTCAGCCGCCTCGCGGAGGCGACGCACCACCTGGCGCGCTAGCGCCGCATCGAGGTTTCGTCGCACGTCTTCG contains:
- the tssI gene encoding type VI secretion system tip protein VgrG, whose amino-acid sequence is MNLNDLLKTREETPNTVIFLRLAGAPKDERFHVKTFEIQEGLSSLWSISLVVTHPDPDLPLDDLIDRGAGLALHKPGARLTQMFDARGGSKHTPEIRVWTGICPSIRHLSTADKGRSFYTIDIVPELWRLSLRRNTRVFQHMSAIDIVIRLLRDWNIEVGKNLVLRNIEKDDYPKFEYRVQYEESDYSFFCRVLEEAGVSFYFDYSNARRIESFEGKGTELTKLVLDAQPHLAAESDEKDDEEEEEDEESDEDEASAEDEEDAADDEAAADEGEKKEKPKKIYGPLPYRGTVPGSLAGDPGEYVANASIARQLRPGAVTLIDHEFRAALGARANGVSLIVDPSEEKPKPLHPFGVPLRVHPTEEANTTEHLYEVVAYAPGVLQHEKSPDNDDNRREGDIVSSGNDPYITRRAENALRAVRNGAQATNFETNALAVAPGTVIKFGGSKGEHPRDELSSMVPQLVLATRLNGDHLGSWRVYCQGVPTAVLKFNEENEAEAIPVPYKPSEVTPKPRIWGVQSAVVVGPKSDVKEQIHCDKYGRVRVQFHWDRQHKYGDPIPKDDADDALGSCWVRVSTPWAGSGYGFVAIPRVGHEVLVSYLEGDPDQPIIVGSVYNGPNPSPYASETVTGIKSKTSPDPKGFNEMYFDDKSGSERIHFQAEKDLSTIVKKTETHSVGATRTTKIGSQDKIHTGQLWELVVGQRETGIQAKSSSAVNDESGGHSGGPSILLQVGGKGGATILLDGGGISVNANAELHMHASGVIHLSAGQAVNIDGAVVNINGNTAHPATVGAFADGPGQPGKKASSPNPGAPHKAGSKGVGGSGMPAGPGPMIADLEFKKAEPDEEEVEDEAVPRGLAAPAADLEGGTLGEVAAPAGGPPAAAGGLSAGQAAVLGVGVNALVKQAITGGDMMKAVAGAVGGAVIGQAASTVLPAGAAQAAGALATGALSGGKDGVRSAAAGLVGAAAAAQVVGAATAPAAGAPSFASPLGAAAAQGTFNQTMAGLTTSLGASAARPEVAAVAQFAAATVAGPQLPAGAAPMAPLVMGFITSGGQAPPTGAAVNGVVNGLLTGAVPEATAVTQLAGLVGGPAKLAELASVPGIGGPVGGGG
- the tssE gene encoding type VI secretion system baseplate subunit TssE, which translates into the protein MLRLLERIARLAPARSSPAAELRASIVDNVRNICSSRLGAAPACPRYGLPDSVVYSPYEHEHTLAKVLRDAVLASEPRLTNVEVSPVAVEPGVMERQFEITATLAGAPRAGPVHLRTRFVVGDVTVEGR
- a CDS encoding type VI secretion system tube protein Hcp, which produces MSFDVYATFETQAGVKFAGTCGQDIAPLQVKASSHTKVVSVEYAVEAVLDPTNGQPANKRFHHPFEIMIEHDKNLPLFFRALVTGESFKLIELTFAQVKQVKQTAQGDTATQAGEQIAMKFSMMNAHVKDLAFSTGLSADKHGASSASTSSSRVSYDQQELVRVSFLAQKYLIVRPSDSNAQHLDDWAKGMLTK
- a CDS encoding peptidyl-prolyl cis-trans isomerase; the protein is MARATGPMVLVAPFAALALASCGGKEVERPRLDLALPAATDQVARAGTYVVTRGMLEAAVRARAVSKEVALRELLDDAVLAQVGASEALDLREDVRRNLDAALARQVVRRLREAAEAKGPLTDEELRELTAKHWREVDVPERVRVVHLVVRRPANSADNARAERAAAAIREVLLQANTADDFLTLAKRAAAEQEKTGLKVVAERLPAFAHDGRSYEGDDGAMDGTFAAAAFALPVGGTSVVAETTFGWHVIRCVERLAAMPVSAERRRELFRPEAVAQRARRSYEAVVKARQSATPPRRETYLETALASVPLSSEVTRP